One part of the Drosophila teissieri strain GT53w chromosome 3R, Prin_Dtei_1.1, whole genome shotgun sequence genome encodes these proteins:
- the LOC122622482 gene encoding cadherin-89D has translation MPYIVICNLVPHFSGNSGSCAFHTLDGVAAESEGVRFIRLREDAQVGKEILRLQAYPRSTVALKGADPSGDHKYFNLTEHNATTLVVSLARSLERLVDRDVPRNLLKFRILCAGKQEKLEEGSYLSITVYIEDVNDNAPEFLNVPYVVDVDENTSIESIIFEGVQAFDRDKPNTPNSEVHFSMSTVPEQLSADGSPYFALKSPHRPLLILKRELDFDNGIRQFKLPIFAWDRGTPANQANTTITINVRDVDDLPPKFTEGVYRTRINEFYPMTGVPIRIPLYFAPPIMAFDQDSLNASLVYDIISGNERQLFRVNPHNGVMYLQKEIDLEEESLPGNTFVLQLEARQKDNPLKKALARIEVEVLDLNDNVPEFEADFYNISIVENLPTGFSVLQVNAVDRDQGENSEFLYNLVETKDAAGAFRIDSRTGWITVRDDRQLDREQRRSIQLNVEALERNPSYLDDKHLKKPGPSKVQVEITLLDTNDNTPKFEHGNLYEFKVPINAPTGYVIGQVVAHDPDEGPNGHLLYELQRPKGSGYIPFRLDNKNGTIYVGGPLRRGRIAVFVEATDQPTNPSERRFSLAVITIEVYATIDDQAIDFVGAPYEFWVGANTPLGTSVGQVRTTLIYDGGDEIMYDLLHTYSEGVPFAIEERSGIITVIRELSDFKRKVYQFEAVANYLFANSSQSLVMSRSSSPLTTIASPAELTDEGVLITNLTIHIVNRPEQRVPLRPVIEEINMNVINFHVEENVVGGIIGQLLYKNGINLVNNELGTFREMPSEPTGRNLTMGSRFRSRNRSRSSKSKRRLPRRLVGDANIKLRYIIANQQEVVNKISITEDGTLLTLTGLDREQQASYELTVIVEYSTGLVSGAGIYQVNIKVDDVNDNAPKFNALTYVGLINENCAVGTELSMNHAILIQDADEGPNAEFRVQLQGDYSDEFSIEYVNGTSAENSTHHKMPPTTGAFNIFNLTDQWNDEFKYQELHTTFMQTNFKLSSGPYFRISYTGKRGLDREKQQLYNLKIIASDTGGLSGYAHLTVLVADVNDNAPMFERISVFKDSRLEIREYTTDMEIYFVESSSGLAAPQATAAMMLAPPPYHIPGSPRFNIERERSVGAGLGVVARAKSRRRMVRALATKCPLFAIYEDTPVGTKVLQLSASDEDFGKNAQLHYELQGEQVERTPGMPMLRVQGVKYFAIDKLSGELSANYPLSANIEIMVNLTVTDIDGLRDSTCLRFTVMDVNNHAPTFKKSWYSFDTPEGEYKDSVLGQLTAIDMDFGENANITYTLSDSHLPFSIKPASGVLKISGQLDRELKDKYSFQVIATDNAPVMQRMSSSVDVEVNVLDVNDNRPEFIGYDDQTKAVKFIPSVADRTLMLPVYKAYLDRSTQPGTFVRQLTAIDKDNVGNGNGLVLYSIRHQEMQAPLFQIDSRDGTISTISRINGYNDYEHLNVSVIASDVGSPALSATAVVIVNLQGQAVTDPPKSTPKPEPPANVTVFQHAYYEVKLTENNEAPIEVMRLNLSAGLNPENYRWSLWLEEGLDETDAHPPFEYDAKNMLLYALKPFDREHISRYQLRIRADRLSREARNYARVSYPVVDERIEGLSLNECRILVHIADENDNAPKFRGNGQPIVAVLPLSASFGYPVTRVVANDLDEGLNAEIRYRLLNEPTRLFGIDELSGNIRLLGDLSRTEHIYGFDVKATDRMGADDGRSGIVNVFVYIIDEAKQVRLVVAGMPVEVERRIEGLMEALSDAIGKDVRVRLLEPYSGGLEPATNAYIYAVDPHTNSIMEMEQLQDALAGLQLDALQLQQQKLDGGKPMPRILELAEFGQLARPTHASATSFMGGLEFVTVVLLALISLGALIAACCYVCMRQKRRLWSQRDFSASDAGLTYTIAGIGSPRGQKQRRQRQQRHTQRCSKGSTGSQRPTSAFMPESVCSSAQTQSTATATEKLEQQLHHHHQQQAMATQQQHHQYLNEQQRQQQQQREYIDVPLPKSIAKAAAATSGGDGAVGIGSTPFVLKYNACQPVNNLNNYETSLFSLHSTGQDSGVEFLSSRELYETSPDSFQHGGSKRGNNTEVLCPRHAKAHLELRQPHPNTDSSDTYEDSLKTDEPLVAHNCRSANCEHRQHQQHPNHHPHYQNTRFEKRSCVRHSFSGVKDDLMQQSPQISLRPRGHALRNSMNDLEQRLHNLEQSFRRPLEFSKSNSLF, from the exons ATGCCATATATAGTAATCTGTAATCTCGTGCCCCACTTTTCAGGCAACTCCGGCAGCTGTGCGTTTCACACGCTCGACGGCGTCGCCGCCGAAAGCGAAGGTGTGCGCTTCATCCGACTGCGCGAAGACGCCCAGGTGGGCAAGGAGATCCTCCGGCTGCAGGCCTATCCGCGCTCCACGGTCGCCCTCAAGGGCGCCGATCCCAGCGGCGACCACAAGTACTTCAACCTCACGGAGCACAATGCCACCACGCTGGTGGTCAGCCTGGCGCGCTCCCTGGAGCGGCTGGTGGACCGGGATGTGCCGCGGAACCTGCTTAAGTTCCGGATCCTGTGCGCCGGCAAGCAGGAGAAACTCGAGGAG GGTAGCTATCTGTCCATCACTGTGTACATCGAGGACGTGAACGACAATGCCCCGGAGTTCCTCAACGTGCCCTACGTGGTGGACGTGGATGAGAACACTTCCATTGAGAGCATCATCTTCGAGGGAGTGCAGGCCTTCGATCGCGACAAGCCCAACACACCGAACTCCGAGGTGCACTTCAGCATGTCCACGGTGCCGGAGCAACTGTCGGCCGACGGAAGTCCGTACTTTGCCCTCAAGAGTCCCCATCGGCCACTGCTGATTCTGAAGCGGGAACTAGACTTCGACAATGGCATCAGGCAATTCAAGCTGCCCATATTCGCATGGGATCGAGGCACGCCAGCCAACCAGGCCAACACCACGATCACGATAAACGTGCGGGATGTGGACGATCTGCCGCCGAAATTCACCGAGGGCGTCTATCGCACCAGGATCAACGAGTTCTATCCGATGACGGGGGTGCCCATAAGGATACCTCTCTACTTTGCCCCACCCATCATGGCCTTCGATCAGGATTCGCTGAACGCTTCGCTCGTTTACGACATCATTTCCGGCAATGAGCGACAGCTTTTCCGGGTGAATCCCCACAACGGCGTCATGTATCTGCAGAAGGAAATCGACCTGGAGGAGGAGAGTCTGCCGGGCAACACTTTTGTCCTTCAGCTCGAGGCGCGACAAAAGGACAATCCCCTCAAGAAAGCTCTGGCACG CATCGAAGTGGAGGTGTTGGATCTGAATGACAATGTTCCCGAGTTCGAGGCTGACTTCTACAATATTTCCATAGTGGAAAACCTGCCCACCGGCTTTAGTGTACTGCAGGTTAACGCCGTCGATCGGGACCAGGGCGAAAACTCGGAGTTCCTGTACAACCTGGTTGAGACCAAGGATGCTGCAGGTGCCTTTCGTATAGACTCCCGAACTGGGTGGATTACAGTGCGTGACGATCGCCAACTGGACCGCGAACAGCGTAGATCCATTCAGCTGAATGTGGAGGCCCTGGAGCGGAATCCCTCGTACCTGGACGATAAGCATCTGAAGAAACCGGGACCCAGTAAGGTGCAAGTGGAAATCACGCTGTTGGACACGAACGACAACACGCCAAAGTTCGAGCACGGAAACCTGTACGAATTTAAGGTGCCCATCAACGCGCCCACGGGCTACGTGATTGGTCAGGTGGTCGCTCACGATCCGGATGAGGGTCCGAATGGCCATCTGCTATACGAGCTGCAACGACCCAAGGGCAGTGGGTACATCCCATTCCGACTGGACAACAAGAATGGCACCATCTATGTGGGTGGACCACTTCGAAGGGGACGCATTGCCGTCTTTGTGGAGGCTACTGATCAGCCGACCAATCCCTCGGAGCGGCGCTTCTCCTTGGCAGTGATCACCATCGAAGTGTATGCCACCATCGATGACCAGGCCATTGATTTCGTGGGTGCTCCCTACGAGTTTTGGGTGGGGGCGAACACTCCGTTGGGCACCTCAGTGGGTCAAGTGCGAACCACGCTGATCTACGACGGCGGGGATGAGATAATGTACGATCTGCTGCACACTTACTCGGAAGGGGTTCCATTCGCCATCGAGGAGCGATCCGGCATTATCACTGTCATTCGGGAGCTATCTGATTTTAAGCGGAAGGTCTACCAATTCGAAGCGGTGGCCAATTAT CTCTTTGCCAACTCCTCCCAATCACTGGTCATGTCGCGAAGCTCATCTCCACTGACCACAATAGCCTCGCCCGCTGAACTCACCGATGAAGGTGTACTCATCACCAATCTCACCATCCATATAGTCAACCGGCCGGAGCAAAGGGTGCCCTTAAGACCTGTCATAGA AGAGATCAACATGAATGTCATCAACTTCCACGTGGAGGAGAACGTCGTGGGCGGCATTATTGGGCAGCTGCTGTACAAGAACGGCATCAATCTGGTCAACAACGAACTGGGAACTTTCCGGGAAATGCCATCGGAGCCAACGGGTCGCAATCTCACCATGGGCAGCAGGTTCCGCAGCCGAAACAGGAGTCGCAGCTCCAAGTCCAAGCGTCGACTGCCAAGACGTCTGGTGGGCGATGCGAACATAAAGCTTCGCTACATCATCGCCAACCAGCAGGAGGTGGTCAACAAGATCTCCATCACGGAGGATGGCACCCTGCTCACCTTGACTGGACTGGATCGTGAGCAGCAGGCCAGCTACGAGCTCACCGTGATCGTGGAGTACAGCACGGGACTGGTGAGTGGAGCTGGTATCTACCAGGTGAACATCAAGGTGGACGATGTCAACGACAACGCTCCGAAGTTTAATGCACTCACCTATGTGGGCCTGATCAACGAGAACTGTGCCGTGGGCACGGAACTATCCATGAACCACGCCATACTCATCCAGGATGCTGATGAGGGACCCAACGCCGAGTTCAGGGTTCAACTCCAGGGCGACTATAGCGACGAGTTCAGCATAGAATACGTAAATGGCACTTCCGCGGAAAACTCTACTCATCACAAAATGCCACCCACAACGGGGGCATTCAATATCTTCAACCTCACGGATCAGTGGAACGACGAGTTCAAATACCAGGAGCTGCACACCACCTTTATGCAGACGAACTTTAAGCTCAGTTCGGGTCCCTATTTCCGCATCTCCTACACGGGAAAGCGGGGCTTGGACCGTGAGAAGCAGCAGCTGTACAACCTGAAGATCATAGCCAGCGACACTGGTGGTCTCTCGGGATACGCCCATCTCACTGTCCTGGTGGCAGATGTTAATGACAATGCTCCGATGTTTGAACGCATCTCCGTGTTCAAGGACTCGCGCTTGGAGATCCGCGAGTACACCACCGATATGGAGATCTACTTCGTAGAGAGTTCGAGTGGACTGGCAGCTCCTCAGGCCACGGCTGCCATGATGCTGGCCCCACCTCCGTATCACATTCCCGGATCCCCGAGATTCAACATAGAGCGGGAGAGATCCGTGGGTGCAGGGTTGGGAGTGGTGGCCAGAGCGAAGTCCCGGCGGAGAATGGTTCGCGCCTTGGCCACCAAATGTCCGCTGTTCGCCATTTACGAAGATACTCCGGTGGGCACGAAGGTTCTCCAACTGAGCGCCAGTGACGAAGACTTCGGAAAGAATGCCCAACTGCACTACGAGCTCCAGGGAGAGCAGGTGGAGCGGACACCCGGAATGCCCATGCTGCGGGTTCAGGGCGTGAAGTACTTTGCAATAGACAAGCTCAGCGGAGAGCTTTCGGCCAACTATCCACTGTCGGCCAACATCGAGATTATGGTAAATCTAACCGTGACTGATATCGATGGTCTGAGGGACTCCACGTGCCTGCGATTCACTGTGATGGATGTCAACAACCATGCGCCCACGTTCAAGAAGTCTTGGTACAGCTTTGATACCCCGGAAGGGGAGTATAAGGACAGTGTGCTGGGCCAACTGACCGCTATAGACATGGACTTTGGGGAGAATGCCAATATAACGTATACGCTCAGTGATTCCCACCTGCCGTTTAGCATCAAGCCCGCCTCGGGAGTTCTGAAGATCAGCGGGCAGCTCGATCGGGAGCTGAAGGACAAGTACAGCTTCCAG GTGATAGCCACGGACAATGCCCCGGTGATGCAGCGCATGTCCAGCAGCGTGGACGTGGAAGTGAATGTCCTAGACGTCAACGACAATCGGCCGGAGTTCATTGGCTACGACGACCAGACAAAGGCGGTGAAGTTCATTCCGAGTGTGGCAGACCGCACCTTGATGTTGCCGGTGTACAAGGCCTATCTGGATCGAAGCACCCAGCCGGGAACATTTGTGAGGCAACTCACGGCCATCGATAAGGACAACGTGGGCAATGGCAACGGGCTGGTCTTGTACTCTATTCGTCATCAGGAAATGCAGGCACCGCTCTTCCAAATCGATTCCCGCGATGGCACCATCTCCACCATATCCCGCATAAATGGCTACAATGACTACGAGCATCTGAATGTGTCTGTGATAGCCTCCGATGTGGGCAGTCCAGCTCTATCCGCCACTGCCGTTGTGATCGTCAACCTCCAGGGGCAGGCAGTTACGGATCCTCCGAAGTCGACTCCCAAGCCAGAACCTCCGGCAAACGTAACCGTATTCCAGCACGCCTACTATGAGGTCAAGCTCACGGAGAACAACGAAGCACCCATTGAGGTGATGCGCCTGAACCTGAGCGCCGGCCTCAATCCCGAGAACTATCGCTGGTCGCTGTGGCTGGAGGAGGGCTTGGATGAAACGGATGCCCATCCGCCATTCGAATACGATGCCAAGAATATGCTGTTGTATGCCCTCAAACCCTTCGACAGGGAGCACATTTCCCGCTACCAACTGAGGATTCGAGCGGATCGATTGAGTCGCGAAGCCAGGAATTATGCCCGCGTCTCGTATCCAGTGGTCGATGAGCGAATAGAGGGCCTGTCGCTGAACGAGTGTCGCATTCTGGTCCACATTGCGGATGAAAACGACAATGCACCCAAGTTCCGAGGCAACGGGCAACCGATTGTGGCGGTTCTACCGCTGAGTGCCAGCTTCGGATACCCTGTGACCCGAGTGGTGGCCAACGACTTGGATGAAGGGCTGAACGCCGAGATACGCTATCGACTGCTAAACGAGCCCACTCGACTTTTTGGCATCGATGAGCTATCGGGTAATATCCGCCTGCTTGGCGACCTTTCCCGCACCGAACACATCTACGGATTCGATGTGAAGGCCACGGATCGCATGGGTGCGGATGACGGCAGGAGTGGCATCGTCAACGTATTCGTCTACATCATCGATGAGGCCAAGCAGGTGCGTCTGGTGGTGGCCGGAATGCCCGTCGAGGTGGAGCGTCGCATTGAGGGACTCATGGAGGCGCTAAGCGACGCCATTGGCAAGGATGTTCGTGTCAGACTATTGGAGCCATACTCTGGGGGGCTAGAGCCTGC CACCAATGCCTACATCTACGCCGTCGATCCGCACACGAATTCCATTATGGAAATGGAGCAACTGCAGGA CGCCCTGGCCGGCCTCCAACTGGAcgcactgcagctgcagcagcagaagctcGACGGCGGCAAGCCCATGCCCCGCATCCTCGAGCTGGCCGAGTTCGGGCAGTTGGCCCGGCCCACGCACGCCTCCGCGACCAGTTTCATGGGAGGATTGGAGTTTGTGacggtggtgctgctggcgctgATCAGCCTGGGTGCACTGATAGCCGCCTGCTGCTACGTGTGCATGCGCCAAAAACG ACGTCTCTGGTCTCAGCGCGACTTCTCCGCCTCCGATGCCGGTCTCACCTATACCATCGCCGGCATCGGATCCCCTCGTGGTCAGAAGCAGCGccgccagcggcagcagcggcacacACAGCGCTGCAGCAAGGGCAGCACCGGCAGCCAACGACCCACCAGTGCCTTCATGCCCGAGTCCGTCTGCTCCTCCGCCCAAACCCAGTCGACGGCCACCGCCACCGAGaaactggagcagcagctgcaccaccaccaccagcagcaggcgatggccacgcagcagcagcaccaccagtaCCTGAACGA acaacagcgacagcagcagcagcagcgcgaGTACATAGACGTTCCTCTTCCCAAATCCATTGCCAAGGCAGCGGCGGCGACTAGTGGGGGCGATGGAGCTGTGGGCATCGGGAGCACTCCGT
- the LOC122620487 gene encoding putative gustatory receptor 89a: MSRLPHVCGLCLLLRFWQILALAPFRMGGTGGPMGARCQRWLTLMALLRLLLLTAVAPFVLWKSAAMYEATNVRHSTAFKTIALATMTGDVCIALALLASHLLHRRELASLVNDLARLHRRRRLSWWSTWFLWLKLLLSLYDILCSVPFLKGAGARLPWAQLVAYGVQLYFQHVASVYGNGIFGGTLLMLESYSHLEREQPNLAGLLKKEASWLRLTRRFVKVFQLGIFLLVIGSFVNIMVNIYAFMSYYVSLHGVPLTISNNCLVLAIQLFAVILAAHFCQVKSARLRTTCLQLEYVPEGLTQEQAIASTPFPLLSPTGTAKFRILGVFILDNSFWLFLVSYAMNFIVVILQTSFENIHHGEI; the protein is encoded by the exons ATGTCGCGATTGCCGCATGTCTGCGGTCTCTGTTTGCTGCTGAGATTTTGGCAGATTCTGGCCTTGGCCCCGTTTCGGATGGGTGGAACTGGTGGGCCAATGGGCGCCAGGTGCCAGCGATGGCTGACCTTGATGGCGCTCCTCAGATTGCTCCTACTCACAGCGGTGGCCCCCTTTGTGCTGTGGAAAAGCGCCGCCATGTACGAGGCCACTAATGTGCGCCACTCGACGGCCTTCAAGACAATAGCTCTGGCCACCATGACGGGCGATGTCTGCATTGCCCTAGCGCTGTTGGCCAGCCACCTTTTGCATCGCCGGGAGTTGGCCAGTTTGGTGAATGACTTGGCCAGATTGCATCGCCGGCGAAGGCTGAGCTGGTGGTCCACTTGGTTCCTCTGGCTAAAGCTGCTGCTTTCCCTCTACGACATCCTGTGCAGCGTGCCCTTCCTCAAAGGAGCAGGTGCTCGTCTGCCCTGGGCCCAACTGGTGGCCTATGGAGTGCAGCTCTACTTTCAGCACGTGGCCAGTGTCTATGGCAACGGAATATTCGGCGGAACACTTCTGATGCTAGAGAGCTACTCCCACTTGGAACGCGAGCAGCCCAACCTGGCTGGGCTTTTGAAGAAGGAAGCCAGCTGGCTGAGACTCACCCGCAGATTCGTGAAGGTCTTTCAGCTGGGCATATTCCTGCTGGTCATCGGCAGCTTCGTCAACATCATGGTCAACATCTACGCATTCATGTCCTACTACGTGTCGCTGCACGGCGTTCCCCTGACCATATCCAACAACTGCCTCGTCCTGGCCATCCAACTGTTTGCAGTCATTTTAGCCGCTCACTTCTGCCAGGTGAAGTCAGCTAGGTTGAGAACAACCTGCTTGCAACTGGAATACGTGCCCGAAGGATTGACCCAGGAGCAG GCCATAGCTTCGACTCCGTTTCCCTTGCTCTCGCCCACCGGCACTGCCAAGTTTCGCATTTTGGGCGTTTTCATCTTGGACAACTCGTTCTGGCTCTTCTTGGTCTCGTATGCCATGAACTTCATTGTGGTTATCCTGCAGACCAGCTTTGAGAACATACATCATGGCGAGATCTGA
- the LOC122620488 gene encoding caspase-3: MDDTDFSLFGQKNKHKKDKADATQIAKTPTSELDLKRIIISRPTNEDTYENCARAGIALILNHKDVKGQKQRVGTERDRDDMEATLQGFGFDVRTFDDLTFSEINDKLKEVAREDHSQNDCFVLAVMSHGTEGKVYAKDMSYPVERLWNPFLGDNCKTLKNKPKLFFIQACRGANLEKAVEFSSFAVMTRELVPEPAAAAQPITYAIPSTADMLVFYSTFDKFFSFRNVDDGSWFIQSLCRVLDQAAANEAGTPEGAELLRLLTAVNRKVAYEYQSNTKNEALNQMKEMPNFMSTLTKTFQLRVKPKT; encoded by the exons ATGGACGACACCGACTTCTCGCTCTTCGGGCAGAAGAACAAGCACAAGAAGGACAAGGCGGATGCCACCCAGATCGCCAAGACGCCCACCTCGGAGCTGGACCTCAAGCGGATCATCATCTCGCGCCCCACCAACGAGGACACATACGAGAACTGCGCGCGGGCGGGCATCGCGCTGATCCTCAACCACAAGGACGTCAAGGGGCAGAAGCAGCGGGTGGGCACGGAGCGGGACCGCGATGACATGGAGGCCACGCTGCAGGGGTTCGGATTCGATGTGCGCACCTTCGACGACCTCACCTTCTCCGAGATCAACGACAAGCTCAAAGAGG TTGCTCGCGAGGATCACAGCCAAAACGACTGCTTTGTGCTGGCGGTGATGTCGCACGGCACTGAGGGAAAGGTCTACGCGAAGGACATGTCGTATCCTGTGGAGCGCCTGTGGAACCCCTTCCTCGGCGACAACTGCAAGACGCTCAAGAACAAGCCCAAGCTCTTCTTCATCCAGGCCTGCCGCGGAGCCAACCTGGAGAAGGCCGTCGAGTTCTCCAGCTTCGCGGTGATGACCAGGGAACTGGTCCCGGAACCCGCGGCCGCCGCCCAGCCCATCACCTACGCCATTCCCAGCACGGCGGACATGCTCGTCTTCTATTCCACCTTCGACA AATTCTTCTCATTCCGGAACGTCGACGACGGCTCCTGGTTCATCCAGAGCCTGTGCCGCGTCCTCGACCAGGCCGCCGCCAACGAAGCTGGGACGCCGGAGGGCGCCGAGCTGCTCCGCCTGCTGACCGCCGTGAACCGCAAGGTGGCCTACGAGTACCAGTCGAATACGAAGAACGAGGCCCTCAACCAGATGAAGGAAATGCCCAACTTCATGTCCACGCTGACCAAAACATTCCAGCTGCGTGTTAAGCCCAAGACCTGA